TCTCATCTCTGATCTTGTTCTTCTTGGTGCTGTTTGATCCGGTCCAGGGAGGGGAGGCTCCGCGGGGAACAAGTTCCGGATGTCGCTGGGGCTGCCTGTGGCGGCGACGGTGAACTGCGCCGACAACACGGGCGCCAAGAACCTCTACATCATCTCCGTCAAGGGCATCAAGGGCCGCCTCAACCGCCTCCCGTCCGCCTGCGTCGGCGACATGGTCATGGCCACCGTCAAGAAGGGCAAGCCCGACCTCCGGAAGAAGGTCATGCCCGCCGTCATCATCCGCCAACGCAAGCCCTGGCGCCGCAAGGACGGCGTCTTCATGTACTTCGAAGGTACTGTCACATCTCCCTACTCGTACGACCCCTCGGGCGATCACTGTGATGGCAATCTACGATGAATCTTGATTATGAATAGTACTTACAGTAGTTCATTGCCTAGATAATCTGATTTACAATAGTACTTACAGTACCATCTTGTCTGAAATTTTACATTGATGCCTGCTGTGCCACGCCCAGTGTAGAATTTTGATTTGTGTGTCCCCCTCGGTTTGTAGTTTTGAACGCTGCTGTAGTTGTGCATTTTATTCTGGTAGATTATTTGCCTGGCGTCAGACATTGGGTTTTTCATCTTATGGTGTGACGGGGGGACATCCGAGTCCTTCTGCCTGATAAggagcaaactctttgtgtttgtATATTCCTTGGTGAACGTCACAAATCAAGCCTCTGTATGTTGAGATTCCCCTGGAATTGCTCCATGCAGAGGCGGTCTCATATTCCATTGCCCTTGATAGCGGCGTTGCTGCAGTTAAACTTTGGGACTTGCCATGAGACAATCAGTAACCTCTATTCATTAAATTTAATTTGTCTCGTTTCTTTAAGCACATGTTGTACATTTCAGTATCTATGTTTTTGTTTGACGGGAGGACATCCGAGTCCTTTTGCTATTTTGGAGCAAACAATATCCATGTTTGTATATTCCTTGGCAAACGTCACAAAGTGATCCTTTTGATGTCGAGCTATCCCTTGGGATTTCTCCATTAGAAGGCAGTCTCATATTCCATCGCCCTTGATAGCAGCATTGCTGCATTTAAACTTTGGGAATTGC
This genomic window from Aegilops tauschii subsp. strangulata cultivar AL8/78 chromosome 4, Aet v6.0, whole genome shotgun sequence contains:
- the LOC109756308 gene encoding large ribosomal subunit protein uL14, coding for MSKRGRGGSAGNKFRMSLGLPVAATVNCADNTGAKNLYIISVKGIKGRLNRLPSACVGDMVMATVKKGKPDLRKKVMPAVIIRQRKPWRRKDGVFMYFEDNAGVIVNPKGEMKGSAITGPVGKECADLWPRIASNANAIV